From Candidatus Nanohalococcus occultus:
ACCTCGGATCCAAGGCTTCTGAACCCGGCCCAGTACTTCGGACTGATAGGCAGATCAGCTTTGGTTAAACCGTTCGGAAGATCTTCTTCCGTCTCCGGATAATCACCGCTCTTTTCGAATGCTTCGACAGTATCCGGCAACATGTGATGCCAGGTTACATCCCATACCTCGCGTTCATCGAACTGAAGAATCGGGTGAACCCTTGTGTGATCAGGATCGTTTCTAGGAGAGTAAAACTCCTCGTTGCCCCGGGATTCGTGTTCATCCCAGCGAACGCCGTTGATAACCGCTTTAATGCCGTGATTTTCCAGCAGCTGGTTCATAGGAACAGTTTTCAGAAGATGGTTTCCTGCTTCTGTGTCCATCAGCCAAGGAACCTCCTCGTAGTCTCCGACACGGTCAGCTTCCCTCTGGTTACGTTCGCTTAGCTCTTCGACAGCCACTTTATCGCCCGGTTTCTCGGCTTTTTCGATCAGGTCTTCGTTTTTCGCGACCATGACCTCGAATCCCCATTCGGCTGCGATATCTTCGACGTACTGTTCGATCTC
This genomic window contains:
- a CDS encoding phosphoadenosine phosphosulfate reductase family protein, translated to MEAPVTREEIENAPIKAKIRAGEEVVKQALEENETDEVVIGFTGGKDSTLTAWLVKRVCEKEGFEKPRFMFVDHGQHFDEIEQYVEDIAAEWGFEVMVAKNEDLIEKAEKPGDKVAVEELSERNQREADRVGDYEEVPWLMDTEAGNHLLKTVPMNQLLENHGIKAVINGVRWDEHESRGNEEFYSPRNDPDHTRVHPILQFDEREVWDVTWHHMLPDTVEAFEKSGDYPETEEDLPNGLTKADLPISPKYWAGFRSLGSEVSTDKSDEIPAWLQDVENTKERAGRAQNKDDKEIMDKLRQLGYM